The proteins below are encoded in one region of Macadamia integrifolia cultivar HAES 741 unplaced genomic scaffold, SCU_Mint_v3 scaffold904, whole genome shotgun sequence:
- the LOC122070398 gene encoding adenosylhomocysteinase, with amino-acid sequence MALVVEKTSAGREYKVKDLSQADFGRLELELAEVEMPGLMSCRSEFGPAQPFKGARITGSLHMTIQTAVLIETLTALGAEVRWCSCNIFSTQDHAAAAIARDSAAVFAWKGETLEEYWWCTERALDWGAGGGPDLIVDDGGDATLLIHEGVKAEDEFEKTGKLPDPASTDNAEFQIVLRIIRDGLATDPKKYNKMKQRLVGVSEETTTGVKRLYQMQANGTLLFPAINVNDSVTKSKFDNLYGCRHSLPDGLMRATDVMIAGKVAVVAGYGDVGKGCAAALKQAGARVIVTEIDPICALQALMEGIMVQTLEDVVSEADIFVTTTGNKDIIMVDDMRKMKNNAIVCNIGHFDNEIDMHGLETFPGVKRITIKPQTDRWVFPDTNSGIIVLAEGRLMNLGCATGHPSFVMSCSFTNQVIAQLELWNEKSSGKYEKKVYVLPKHLDEKVAALHLGKLGAKLTKLTPDQADYISVPVEGPYKPPHYRY; translated from the exons GGTCGTCTCGAGCTCGAGCTCGCCGAGGTTGAGATGCCTGGTTTGATGTCTTGCAGATCTGAGTTCGGTCCTGCACAACCCTTTAAAGGAGCTAGAATCACTGGCTCCCTTCACATGACCATTCAAACCGCCGTTCTCATTGAAACCCTAACTGCTTTGGGTGCCGAGGTCCGTTGGTGCTCTTGCAATATCTTCTCCACCCAAGACCACGCCGCCGCTGCAATCGCCCGAGACAGTGCTGCGGTATTCGCCTGGAAGGGGGAGACCCTTGAGGAGTACTGGTGGTGTACTGAGAGGGCTCTTGATTGGGGTGCTGGTGGTGGTCCGGATCTGAttgttgatgatggtggtgatgccACGTTGTTGATTCATGAGGGTGTGAAGGCTGAGGACGAGTTTGAGAAGACTGGGAAGTTGCCTGATCCGGCTTCGACTGATAACGCTGAGTTTCAGATCGTGCTTAGGATTATTAGGGATGGGTTGGCGACGGATCCGAAGAAGTATAATAAGATGAAGCAGAGATTGGTTGGTGTCTCTGAGGAGACTACCACTGGTGTGAAGAGGCTTTACCAGATGCAGGCTAATGGGACATTGCTCTTCCCTGCCATCAATGTCAACGACTCTGTTACCAAGAGCAAG TTCGACAACCTCTATGGATGCCGCCACTCTCTCCCTGATGGTTTGATGAGAGCTACTGATGTTATGATTGCTGGAAAGGTCGCTGTTGTGGCTGGGTATGGAGATGTTGGCAAGGGCTGTGCTGCTGCCCTCAAGCAGGCTGGTGCCCGTGTCATTGTGACTGAGATTGACCCCATCTGTGCCCTCCAGGCTTTGATGGAAGGTATCATGGTCCAGACCCTTGAAGatgtggtctctgaagctgaCATCTTCGTTACCACCACTGGTAACAAGGACATCATTATGGTGGACGacatgaggaagatgaagaacaatgCCATCGTCTGCAACATTGGTCACTTTGACAATGAGATCGACATGCATGGTCTGGAAACATTCCCTGGTGTGAAGAGGATCACAATCAAGCCCCAGACAGATAGGTGGGTCTTCCCTGACACCAATTCGGGCATCATTGTCTTGGCTGAAGGGCGATTGATGAACCTTGGATGTGCCACTGGCCACCCCAGCTTTGTGATGTCTTGCTCGTTCACAAACCAGGTGATTGCTCAGCTTGAGCTCTGGAATGAGAAGAGCTCCGGCAAGTACGAGAAGAAGGTGTACGTTCTACCCAAGcaccttgatgagaaggttgcTGCACTTCACCTTGGGAAACTTGGGGCTAAGCTCACCAAGCTTACTCCCGATCAGGCTGACTACATTAGCGTTCCCGTTGAGGGTCCATACAAGCCTCCTCATTACAGGTACTGA